From Streptomyces qinzhouensis, one genomic window encodes:
- a CDS encoding GNAT family N-acetyltransferase: protein MKPILPRGYEISTSPDRLDRPLIHQWLSTDSYWAVGRPRELQEAAIDGSLNFGVYEEATGAQVGYARVVTDRATFAWLCDVYIAPELRGRGLGSALIAVLRDEIAALGVYRIMLATGDAHEVYAKAGFGPLEDPGKWMILGRA from the coding sequence ATGAAACCGATACTCCCCCGGGGCTACGAGATCTCCACCTCCCCCGACCGCCTCGACCGGCCCCTGATCCACCAGTGGCTCTCCACGGACTCGTACTGGGCCGTCGGCCGCCCCCGCGAGCTCCAGGAGGCGGCCATCGACGGCTCGCTGAACTTCGGGGTGTACGAGGAGGCCACCGGTGCCCAGGTCGGCTATGCCCGGGTGGTGACCGACCGGGCCACCTTCGCCTGGCTGTGCGATGTCTACATCGCCCCGGAGCTCCGCGGCCGGGGCCTGGGCAGCGCCCTGATCGCCGTCCTCCGCGACGAGATCGCCGCCCTGGGCGTGTACCGCATCATGCTGGCCACGGGGGACGCCCACGAGGTCTACGCGAAGGCGGGCTTCGGGCCGCTGGAGGATCCGGGCAAGTGGATGATCCTGGGGCGGGCGTGA
- a CDS encoding ROK family protein: protein MRHVIALDVGGTGMKAALVGVDGTLLYEDRRATGRERGADAVVQSILDFAEELLDYGVAQFGQSARSAGVAIPGIVDSEHGIAVYAANLGWRDVPMRDLLSRRLRGIPVALGHDVRTGGLAEGRIGAGRGIDRFLFVPLGTGIAGAIGIAGTIEAGAHGYAGEIGHVVVRPDGPDCGCGQRGCLETLASAAAVTRAWAEASGDRYADAADCAKAVESGDPKAIAVWRDAVDALAAGLVTALTLLDPRTLIIGGGLAEAGETLFAPLRAAVEERVTFQKLPAIVPAALGDTAACLGAGLLAWDLIATDSEVTA, encoded by the coding sequence GTGAGACACGTCATCGCCCTCGATGTGGGCGGCACCGGCATGAAAGCCGCCCTCGTCGGGGTGGACGGCACGCTCCTTTACGAGGACCGGCGGGCGACGGGGCGGGAGCGCGGAGCCGATGCCGTCGTCCAGTCGATCCTCGACTTCGCGGAGGAGCTCCTGGACTACGGGGTGGCCCAGTTCGGTCAGAGCGCCCGCTCCGCCGGGGTCGCGATCCCGGGGATCGTCGACTCCGAGCACGGGATCGCCGTCTACGCGGCCAACCTGGGCTGGCGTGACGTCCCCATGCGCGATCTGCTCAGCCGCAGACTGCGCGGGATCCCCGTCGCCCTCGGCCACGACGTCCGCACCGGCGGACTCGCCGAAGGCCGGATCGGCGCCGGGCGCGGCATCGACCGGTTCCTGTTCGTTCCGCTCGGCACCGGAATCGCGGGCGCCATCGGGATCGCCGGCACCATCGAGGCCGGGGCGCACGGCTACGCGGGCGAGATCGGGCACGTCGTGGTCCGCCCCGACGGACCCGACTGCGGCTGCGGTCAGCGCGGGTGTCTGGAGACCCTCGCCTCCGCCGCCGCGGTGACACGTGCCTGGGCCGAGGCGAGCGGCGATCGGTACGCCGACGCCGCCGACTGCGCCAAGGCCGTCGAATCCGGCGACCCGAAGGCGATCGCCGTCTGGCGGGACGCGGTGGACGCCCTCGCCGCCGGTCTCGTCACCGCGCTCACCCTGCTGGACCCCCGCACCCTGATCATCGGTGGCGGGCTCGCCGAGGCCGGGGAAACGTTGTTCGCACCGCTGCGGGCGGCCGTCGAGGAGCGCGTCACGTTCCAGAAGCTGCCCGCCATCGTCCCGGCCGCCCTCGGGGACACCGCAGCGTGCCTGGGTGCCGGGCTGCTCGCCTGGGATCTGATCGCCACCGACTCGGAGGTAACCGCCTAA
- the nagA gene encoding N-acetylglucosamine-6-phosphate deacetylase: protein MAARAVLAHSAAGAARADSTILTGARIVLPNGTVENGTVTVEGTKITAAGAGPAPAGAPVRDLTGHWIVPGFVDIHNHGGGGASFVGGTADEVLTGVRTHREHGTTTVIASLVTGDTGFLARRAGELADLVEQGDLAGVHFEGPFISPCRKGAHNEQLLRDPDPAEVRKLIDAARGTAKMMTLATELPGGLDSVRLLAEHGVIAAIGHTDATYEQTVEAIDAGATVATHLFNAMPPLGHRAPGPIAALLEDERITVELINDGTHLHPAALELAFHRAGAGRVAFITDAMDAAGFGDGVYQLGTLAVDVTDGVARLVEGGSIAGSTLTLDTAFRRAATVDLLPVEDIVQAISVNPAKLLGLYDRIGSLEPGKDADLVVLDAEFALKGVMRHGEWIIEPK from the coding sequence ATGGCCGCACGCGCCGTACTCGCCCACAGCGCAGCGGGCGCCGCTCGCGCCGACAGCACGATCCTCACCGGAGCCCGGATCGTCCTGCCGAACGGGACCGTCGAGAACGGGACGGTCACCGTCGAGGGCACGAAGATCACCGCGGCGGGAGCGGGCCCGGCGCCCGCCGGCGCACCCGTCCGCGATCTGACCGGGCACTGGATCGTCCCCGGCTTCGTCGACATCCACAACCACGGCGGCGGGGGCGCGTCCTTCGTCGGCGGCACCGCCGACGAGGTGCTCACCGGTGTCCGCACCCACCGCGAGCACGGCACGACCACCGTCATCGCCTCCCTCGTCACCGGCGACACCGGTTTCCTCGCCCGGCGCGCCGGTGAGCTGGCCGACCTCGTCGAGCAGGGCGACCTCGCGGGCGTCCACTTCGAGGGCCCGTTCATCTCGCCCTGCCGCAAGGGCGCCCACAACGAGCAGCTGCTGCGCGACCCCGACCCGGCCGAGGTCCGCAAGCTGATCGACGCCGCCCGCGGTACGGCGAAGATGATGACCCTCGCCACCGAGCTGCCCGGCGGTCTGGACTCCGTACGGCTGCTCGCCGAACACGGCGTGATCGCCGCGATCGGCCACACCGACGCCACGTACGAGCAGACCGTCGAGGCCATCGACGCGGGCGCCACCGTCGCCACCCACCTCTTCAACGCCATGCCGCCGCTGGGCCACCGCGCCCCCGGCCCGATCGCGGCGCTCCTGGAGGACGAGCGGATCACCGTCGAACTGATCAACGACGGTACGCATCTCCACCCCGCGGCCCTGGAGCTCGCCTTCCACCGGGCGGGCGCGGGCCGGGTCGCGTTCATCACCGACGCGATGGACGCGGCGGGCTTCGGCGACGGCGTCTACCAGCTCGGCACCCTCGCCGTCGATGTCACCGACGGTGTCGCCCGGCTGGTCGAGGGCGGCTCCATCGCCGGTTCGACGCTGACCCTGGACACCGCCTTCCGGCGGGCCGCGACCGTGGACCTGCTCCCCGTCGAGGACATCGTTCAGGCCATCTCGGTGAACCCGGCGAAACTGCTCGGACTGTACGACCGGATCGGGTCGCTGGAGCCGGGCAAGGACGCGGACCTGGTCGTCCTCGACGCCGAGTTCGCGCTCAAGGGCGTCATGCGCCACGGTGAGTGGATCATCGAGCCGAAGTAG
- a CDS encoding 1-phosphofructokinase family hexose kinase, whose protein sequence is MMLTVTLNTALDLTYRVPALAPHTTHRVSGVCERPGGKGINVARVLAALGHETVVTGFAGGPAGTVLRELLAPLAPHDALVPVEGATRRTVAVVSAASGDTTQFNEPGPAVSAAEWARFLDTYDALLKDARAVALCGSLPPGIPVGAYAELIRRARAAAVPVLLDSDGEPLRRGIAARPDLVKPNADELARLTGAREPVRAVLGARRRGAHAVAASFGPDGLLAAAPDGIWQAGLPAPVRGNPAGAGDSAVAALLAGLVEGLSWPERLARAVALSAATVLAPAAGEFDAAAYERLLPDVSVTERTERS, encoded by the coding sequence GTGATGCTGACCGTCACCCTCAACACCGCTCTCGACCTCACCTACCGGGTCCCCGCCCTCGCCCCGCACACCACGCACCGGGTCTCCGGCGTCTGCGAGCGCCCCGGCGGCAAGGGCATCAACGTCGCCCGGGTACTGGCCGCCCTCGGCCATGAGACCGTCGTCACCGGTTTCGCGGGCGGACCCGCCGGAACGGTCCTGCGCGAGCTGCTCGCCCCGCTCGCACCGCACGACGCGCTCGTACCCGTCGAAGGCGCCACCCGCCGCACGGTCGCCGTCGTCTCCGCCGCGAGCGGCGACACCACCCAGTTCAACGAGCCGGGACCGGCCGTCTCGGCCGCCGAGTGGGCCCGTTTCCTCGATACGTACGACGCCCTGCTCAAGGATGCCCGCGCGGTCGCCCTTTGCGGCAGCCTGCCGCCCGGTATCCCGGTCGGCGCCTACGCCGAACTGATCCGCCGGGCCCGGGCCGCCGCCGTCCCCGTCCTCCTCGACAGCGACGGCGAACCCCTGCGCCGCGGTATCGCCGCCCGCCCCGACCTCGTCAAGCCCAACGCCGATGAACTCGCCCGGCTGACCGGCGCCCGCGAACCGGTGCGCGCCGTACTCGGCGCCCGGCGCCGCGGTGCGCACGCGGTGGCCGCGTCCTTCGGCCCGGACGGGCTGCTCGCCGCCGCCCCCGACGGCATCTGGCAGGCCGGCCTGCCCGCACCGGTCCGCGGCAATCCCGCCGGAGCGGGCGACTCCGCGGTCGCCGCGCTGCTCGCCGGGCTGGTCGAGGGCTTGTCCTGGCCGGAGCGGCTGGCCCGGGCCGTCGCCCTGTCGGCGGCGACCGTACTGGCCCCGGCGGCGGGCGAGTTCGACGCGGCCGCGTACGAGCGGCTCCTGCCCGACGTCTCCGTCACCGAACGCACGGAGCGCAGCTAG
- a CDS encoding class II fructose-bisphosphate aldolase, whose protein sequence is MPIVHTRELVEAAVAAGTGVAAFNVITLEHAEAVAEGAERAGRPAILQISENAVRFHGGRLSPIAAATAAVARASTAPLGLHLDHVVTPGLLEAAPGEGFGSVMFDASVLPYDENVAVTAKMAAYGHRHGIWVEAELGRVGGKEGEPALDAHAPGVRTDPDEATGYVAKTGVDALAVAVGSSHAMTERTAALDHGLIRRLREAVPVPLVLHGSSGVPDDEIRAAIAAGMVKINVGTALNTAFTAAVRKSLAARPDTVDPRKHLAPAREAMAGTVADFLGLLPVR, encoded by the coding sequence ATGCCGATCGTCCATACGCGGGAACTCGTCGAGGCGGCCGTCGCGGCCGGAACCGGCGTCGCCGCGTTCAATGTGATCACGCTGGAGCATGCCGAGGCCGTCGCCGAGGGTGCCGAGCGCGCGGGCCGCCCCGCGATCCTCCAGATCTCCGAGAACGCCGTACGGTTCCACGGCGGCCGGCTCTCCCCCATCGCCGCCGCCACCGCCGCCGTCGCCCGTGCCTCCACCGCCCCGCTCGGGCTCCATCTCGACCATGTCGTCACCCCCGGGCTGCTGGAGGCGGCCCCCGGTGAGGGCTTCGGCTCCGTCATGTTCGACGCGTCGGTGCTGCCGTACGACGAGAACGTCGCCGTCACCGCCAAGATGGCCGCCTACGGACACCGCCACGGCATCTGGGTGGAGGCCGAGCTGGGCCGGGTCGGGGGCAAGGAGGGCGAGCCCGCGCTGGACGCCCACGCTCCCGGCGTACGGACCGACCCGGACGAGGCCACCGGCTATGTCGCGAAGACCGGTGTGGACGCGCTGGCGGTGGCGGTCGGCTCCTCGCACGCCATGACCGAGCGGACCGCCGCCCTGGACCACGGGCTGATCCGCCGGCTGCGCGAGGCGGTCCCGGTGCCACTGGTGCTGCACGGTTCCTCGGGTGTCCCGGACGACGAGATCCGGGCCGCGATCGCCGCCGGGATGGTGAAGATCAATGTGGGTACGGCGCTGAACACCGCGTTCACGGCGGCGGTACGGAAGTCCCTGGCGGCCCGCCCGGACACCGTCGACCCCCGGAAACACCTCGCCCCGGCTCGCGAGGCGATGGCCGGGACGGTGGCGGACTTCCTGGGGCTGCTGCCGGTGAGGTGA
- a CDS encoding CBM35 domain-containing protein, translating into MTAANNGGSAPNGSTPEDDDPFGYLYEDGQAAGATRPGGGQGRGGYGYPGPAQPGVPRTSYNQVRAVGERQYGHHQGAPQQGYGQQPYGQQQYAQPSPQYAAPETYPGGGAPGQPGSGPDTVASGGGHGRGRGPNTKGLLIGAIAVVVVVVAGITVAFLTKEDDKKDTANNSQNGNNPGPSPSAEQPDDKATEPQKGEDDEDSGKLPKQDAVTLKLGGAAESGTGIEGAEGTGGAYVTNFNQVGASVTWKAKLKDAGTYKLYIRYTIPMKDANATLSINGKPNSNAIRLHNFRESTDPALENNWQTTWTQMKLEKGMNEIKISCETGNQCDVTLDWLEVRRG; encoded by the coding sequence ATGACGGCCGCGAACAACGGCGGGAGCGCGCCCAACGGCAGCACGCCCGAGGACGACGACCCGTTCGGCTACCTGTACGAGGACGGGCAGGCCGCGGGCGCGACCCGGCCCGGCGGCGGCCAGGGGCGCGGTGGTTACGGCTACCCGGGACCGGCGCAGCCCGGTGTGCCGAGGACGTCGTACAACCAGGTGCGCGCGGTCGGGGAGCGCCAGTACGGCCACCACCAGGGCGCCCCGCAGCAGGGCTACGGCCAGCAGCCCTACGGTCAGCAGCAGTACGCCCAGCCCAGCCCGCAGTACGCGGCGCCGGAGACCTACCCGGGCGGCGGAGCCCCCGGGCAGCCCGGCAGCGGGCCGGACACCGTCGCCTCCGGCGGCGGTCACGGCCGGGGCCGCGGCCCGAACACCAAGGGCCTGCTGATCGGCGCCATCGCCGTGGTCGTCGTCGTGGTGGCGGGGATCACCGTCGCCTTCCTCACCAAAGAGGACGACAAGAAGGACACCGCGAACAACAGCCAGAACGGCAACAACCCCGGCCCCAGCCCCTCCGCCGAGCAGCCGGACGACAAAGCGACCGAGCCCCAGAAGGGCGAGGACGACGAGGACTCCGGCAAGCTCCCCAAGCAGGACGCCGTCACCCTGAAGCTGGGCGGCGCGGCGGAGTCCGGCACCGGGATCGAAGGCGCGGAAGGCACCGGCGGCGCCTACGTCACCAACTTCAACCAGGTCGGCGCCTCGGTGACCTGGAAGGCGAAGCTCAAGGACGCGGGCACGTACAAGCTGTACATCCGCTACACCATCCCCATGAAGGACGCCAACGCCACCCTCTCGATCAACGGGAAGCCCAACTCCAACGCCATCCGGCTGCACAACTTCCGCGAATCGACGGACCCGGCGCTGGAGAACAACTGGCAGACCACCTGGACCCAGATGAAGCTGGAGAAGGGCATGAACGAGATCAAGATCTCCTGCGAGACCGGTAACCAGTGCGATGTGACACTGGACTGGCTCGAGGTCCGCCGGGGCTGA
- the cdgB gene encoding diguanylate cyclase CdgB: protein METESEPYVRLATLRQLHKVVADLNGAGSLADTLQNVADGIVSGLNYELACVNLVRSDGDLVVAAFAGSAAAEALITGRVGPRASWERRLSMGEAWGELRFIPHTEGWVLIEDDVPQWHTEGPEPRFEDEWHPRDRLYAPMYGSGGGRELLGVISVDRPRNGRRPGPWGQEALQMYASQAAIAISNARLRANMQRALVRLEREQQALRSSEESFRQAFEYAPSGMAIAEMGGDQHGRLLRTNDALCRLLGRPASALRRYSFADLVHPEDVGTLLRTSAEGGRAEIRLGRRDSSYVWVSLRNSVVADTADGPRFLLTHVEDIEDRKRHEIALAHRASHDALTGLPNSAELRSRLSAKLCERPGTVRVPSAGPAPGGPPGPYDYEFDGSYEYDYDADTETIFNSDGYSFGHSGNPYDHHVHVVAPESDDDGTKGLAVLFCDLDGFKSINDRFGHQAGDEVLIEVARRLTTGVREGDTVARLGGDEFVVLADGLGVADAADLAARLRNAIILPIRAGGRAVRVGASFGIGWASCGMTVDAVLTSADERMYVEKRSRSKVHRRAG, encoded by the coding sequence ATGGAGACCGAGTCGGAGCCCTACGTCCGCCTTGCGACCTTGCGGCAGTTGCACAAGGTGGTGGCCGACCTCAACGGAGCCGGCAGCCTCGCCGACACGCTCCAGAACGTGGCCGACGGCATTGTGTCCGGCCTCAACTACGAGCTCGCCTGCGTCAACCTCGTCCGCTCCGACGGCGACCTCGTCGTCGCCGCCTTCGCGGGCAGTGCCGCCGCCGAGGCCCTCATCACCGGCCGGGTCGGCCCCCGCGCCTCCTGGGAGCGCCGGCTGTCCATGGGCGAGGCCTGGGGCGAGCTGCGGTTCATCCCGCACACCGAGGGCTGGGTGCTCATCGAGGACGACGTCCCGCAGTGGCACACCGAGGGCCCGGAACCCCGGTTCGAGGACGAGTGGCACCCCCGCGACCGCCTCTACGCGCCGATGTACGGCTCCGGCGGCGGGCGCGAACTGCTCGGTGTGATCTCCGTCGACCGCCCCCGCAACGGCCGCCGCCCCGGCCCCTGGGGCCAGGAGGCCCTCCAGATGTACGCCTCCCAGGCGGCCATCGCGATCAGCAACGCCCGGCTCCGAGCAAACATGCAAAGGGCGCTGGTCCGGCTGGAGCGCGAACAGCAGGCGCTCCGCTCCAGCGAGGAGTCCTTCCGGCAGGCCTTCGAGTACGCGCCCAGCGGGATGGCGATCGCCGAGATGGGCGGCGACCAGCACGGCCGGCTGCTCCGCACCAACGACGCGCTCTGCCGGCTCCTCGGCCGCCCCGCCTCCGCACTGCGCCGCTACTCCTTCGCCGATCTCGTCCACCCCGAGGACGTCGGGACCCTGCTGCGCACCTCCGCCGAGGGCGGCCGGGCCGAGATACGCCTCGGGCGGCGCGACAGCAGCTATGTCTGGGTCTCGCTCCGCAACTCCGTCGTCGCCGACACCGCCGACGGCCCGCGCTTCCTCCTCACCCATGTCGAGGACATCGAGGACCGCAAGCGCCATGAGATCGCCCTGGCCCACCGGGCCTCCCACGACGCCCTCACCGGCCTGCCGAACAGCGCCGAGCTCCGCTCCCGGCTGAGCGCCAAACTCTGCGAGCGGCCGGGGACGGTCCGGGTCCCGTCGGCCGGGCCCGCGCCGGGCGGCCCCCCCGGCCCGTACGACTACGAGTTCGACGGCTCCTACGAGTACGACTACGACGCCGACACCGAGACGATCTTCAACTCGGACGGCTACTCCTTCGGCCACTCGGGCAACCCCTACGACCATCACGTCCATGTCGTCGCGCCCGAGAGCGACGACGACGGCACCAAGGGGCTCGCGGTCCTCTTCTGCGATCTCGACGGTTTCAAGTCGATCAACGACCGGTTCGGTCATCAGGCCGGCGACGAAGTGCTGATCGAAGTCGCCCGGCGGCTGACGACCGGCGTCCGCGAGGGCGACACCGTCGCCCGGCTCGGCGGTGACGAGTTCGTGGTCCTCGCGGACGGGCTCGGCGTCGCGGACGCGGCCGACCTCGCCGCCCGCCTGCGGAACGCGATCATCCTGCCGATCCGGGCGGGCGGCCGGGCGGTCCGGGTCGGCGCCAGCTTCGGCATCGGCTGGGCGAGCTGCGGAATGACCGTGGACGCGGTGCTGACCTCGGCCGATGAGCGGATGTACGTGGAGAAGCGCTCCCGCTCGAAGGTGCACCGCCGTGCGGGCTGA
- a CDS encoding flavin reductase family protein yields the protein MHTTPATAAATASGPVPAPGIPHAEGVSNDDFRAAMAKLAAGVVLVTAFDEDAGPHGENAGMTATAFVSVSLDPPLVMVSLRNGSRMDDLLTEQPLWAVSVLSESQRHIAGRFAMKGRLSDRLLFEDIPYRPGTISGAPLVGGALATLECRTEQRVLAGDHTLVIGRVLEVGLPSAEGGPLLYFKGRYRQLG from the coding sequence CTGCACACAACTCCCGCGACTGCCGCGGCCACCGCTTCCGGGCCCGTTCCCGCCCCCGGCATCCCGCATGCTGAGGGGGTGAGCAACGACGACTTCCGCGCCGCCATGGCCAAGCTGGCCGCGGGCGTGGTCCTGGTGACCGCGTTCGACGAGGACGCAGGGCCGCACGGCGAGAACGCCGGAATGACGGCCACCGCGTTCGTCTCGGTCTCGCTGGACCCGCCGCTGGTGATGGTGAGTCTGCGCAACGGCTCCCGGATGGACGATCTGCTGACCGAACAGCCGCTCTGGGCCGTCTCGGTGCTCTCCGAGAGCCAGCGCCATATCGCGGGCCGGTTCGCCATGAAGGGCCGGCTCAGCGACCGGCTGCTCTTCGAGGACATCCCGTACCGCCCCGGCACGATCAGCGGTGCCCCGCTGGTCGGCGGAGCCCTGGCGACCCTGGAGTGCCGCACCGAGCAGCGGGTGCTCGCCGGGGACCACACGCTGGTGATCGGCCGGGTCCTGGAGGTCGGCCTGCCGAGCGCGGAGGGCGGCCCGCTGCTGTACTTCAAGGGCCGCTACCGGCAGCTGGGCTGA
- the arfB gene encoding alternative ribosome rescue aminoacyl-tRNA hydrolase ArfB, which yields MSGPYVIRGSVSLPEAELMWRFSRSSGPGGQHVNTSDSQVELRFDLAATDALPQVWKDRALERLSGRLVGGVIAVRASEHRSQWRNRETAAVRLAALLAEATAPPPKARRATRIPRGINERRLREKKQRAETKRGRTGRDWS from the coding sequence ATGTCCGGGCCCTATGTCATCCGTGGTTCGGTCTCCCTGCCGGAGGCCGAGCTGATGTGGCGTTTCTCCAGGTCCTCGGGGCCGGGCGGCCAGCACGTCAACACCAGCGACTCCCAGGTGGAGCTCCGCTTCGACCTGGCGGCCACGGACGCGCTGCCGCAGGTCTGGAAGGACCGGGCGCTGGAGCGGCTCTCGGGGCGGCTGGTGGGTGGGGTGATCGCCGTCCGCGCCTCCGAGCACCGTTCCCAGTGGCGCAATCGTGAGACGGCGGCCGTGCGACTGGCCGCACTGCTGGCGGAGGCGACGGCGCCACCGCCGAAGGCACGTCGCGCCACGCGGATTCCGCGCGGGATCAACGAGCGGCGGCTGCGGGAGAAGAAGCAGCGCGCCGAGACCAAACGCGGCCGCACGGGCCGGGACTGGTCCTGA
- a CDS encoding TerD family protein, whose amino-acid sequence MAVSLTKGGNVSLTKEAPGLTAVTVGLGWDVRTTTGTDFDLDASAIGVNAAGKVASDAHFVFFNNRATPDQTIVHTGDNRTGEGGGDDEQISVNLAALPADVDKIVFPVSIYDAVTRAQNFGQVRNAYIRILNQAGGAEIARYDLSEDAAVETAMVFGELYRNGAEWKFRAVGQGYAAGLEGIARDFGVNL is encoded by the coding sequence ATGGCAGTAAGCCTGACCAAGGGCGGCAACGTCTCGCTCACCAAGGAGGCGCCGGGCCTGACCGCCGTCACCGTCGGCCTCGGCTGGGACGTCCGCACCACCACCGGTACGGACTTCGACCTCGACGCCTCCGCGATCGGGGTCAACGCGGCGGGCAAGGTCGCCTCCGACGCCCACTTCGTCTTCTTCAACAACCGCGCGACACCGGACCAGACCATCGTCCACACCGGCGACAACCGCACGGGTGAGGGCGGCGGTGACGACGAGCAGATCAGCGTCAACCTCGCGGCCCTGCCCGCCGATGTCGACAAGATCGTCTTCCCGGTCTCCATCTATGACGCCGTCACCCGCGCCCAGAACTTCGGCCAGGTGCGGAACGCGTACATCCGGATCCTCAACCAGGCGGGCGGCGCCGAGATAGCCCGGTACGACCTGAGCGAGGACGCCGCGGTGGAGACCGCCATGGTCTTCGGCGAGCTGTACCGCAACGGCGCGGAGTGGAAGTTCCGCGCGGTGGGCCAGGGCTATGCCGCGGGCCTGGAGGGCATCGCCCGCGACTTCGGCGTCAACCTCTGA